One segment of Streptomyces sp. YIM 121038 DNA contains the following:
- a CDS encoding isochorismatase family cysteine hydrolase has translation MTTAVPDTDALSALIVIDMINMYDHEDAERLLPAARKIVPVVTDLLAAARARGAPVVYVNDNFGQWRSHHGEIVDAALAGPHADLVAPIVPDDEALFVVKARHSIFYETPLSYLLWELGVRHVILCGQVTEQCVLYSALDAHIRHLDVTVVSDAVASIHPELADAALEMMRTNMGARVVRAQGVTFAGAE, from the coding sequence ATGACCACCGCCGTGCCGGACACCGACGCGCTGTCGGCCCTGATCGTGATCGACATGATCAACATGTACGACCACGAGGACGCCGAGCGGCTCCTGCCCGCGGCGCGGAAGATCGTGCCGGTCGTGACCGACCTCCTCGCCGCGGCACGGGCCCGTGGCGCCCCGGTGGTGTACGTCAACGACAACTTCGGGCAGTGGCGCTCCCACCACGGCGAAATCGTCGACGCGGCCCTGGCCGGTCCGCACGCGGACCTCGTCGCGCCGATCGTGCCGGACGACGAGGCGCTGTTCGTGGTGAAGGCACGACACTCGATCTTCTACGAGACTCCGCTGTCCTATCTGCTGTGGGAGCTGGGAGTGCGCCACGTGATCCTGTGCGGTCAAGTGACCGAGCAGTGCGTGCTGTACTCGGCGCTCGACGCCCACATCCGGCACCTGGACGTGACGGTCGTCTCCGACGCCGTGGCGTCGATCCATCCCGAACTCGCCGACGCCGCCCTGGAAATGATGCGCACGAACATGGGCGCGCGCGTCGTCCGTGCTCAGGGCGTCACGTTCGCGGGAGCAGAGTGA
- the fdh gene encoding formate dehydrogenase, whose amino-acid sequence MGVTDRFRAWPVYRQLTGGDRSGRGSAAVSERTAGLRSRTETAERVTQSICPYCGVGCGQQVYVKDDKVVQIEGDPDSPVSRGRLCPKGSATLQLTTGAARRHQVLHRRPHGTEWEPLDLDTAMDMVADRVVATRRATWEWERDGVRTARTMGIASLGGATLDNEENYLIKKLLTGLGVVQVENQARVCHSSTVAGLGASFGRGGATTFMQDQQHSDCIVIQGSNYAEAHPVGFQWVMEAKARGATVIHVDPRYTRTSALADLYVPLRAGSDIAFLGGIVNHVLTEEKYFREYVLHYTNAATLVSEDFRDTEDLDGVFSGLDEDRRHYDQHSWQYEGVQVQQPTGEVDEQYHDRVHAAGGAETHGSGGAPTAPDAPRDPTLQHPRCVFQVLRRHFARYTPDLVESVCGVPRETFLRVCDALTDNSGPDRTSCFVYAVGWTQHTTGSQYIRTASILQLLLGNIGRPGGGIQALRGHASIQGSSDIPTLFNLLPGYLPMPHAHQHLDLDGFIASSRTEKGFWADMRAYFVSLLKAYYGDAARAENDFCFDHLPRITGSHSTYDTVLAQLDGVCKGYFLMGENPAVGSANTRLQRLGMAELDWLVVRDFSLIESATWWQDGPEIESGELRTRDIGTEVFFFPAAAHTEKSGSFTNTNRWVQWHHAAVEPEGDARSDLWFTYHLGRRVREKLAGSDDPMDRPVLDLAWDYPVAGPLDEPVADAVLAEINGHGPDGAPLSAYTELRDDGSTRCGCWIYCGVYADGVNQAARKRPQAEQDWVAAQWAWSWPANRRILYNRASAAPDGTPWSERKACVCWDPEAGRWTGHDVPDFVPDRPPGHVPDEGATGADALRGDDPFIMQADGKGWLYAPAGLEDGPLPTHYEPQDSPFDNALYPRTPRSPVRQLLSRDGNRYHPSGSAPGADVYPYVVTTHRLTEHFTAGGMSRWSPYLAELQPELFCEVSPALAAERGLEHGGWATLVTARNAIEARVLVTGRMRPLTVQGRTVHQIGLPFHWGPNGVVTGDAANELVAMALDPNAHIQEDKALTADIRPGRRPRGPALPRLVADYRRRAGISDTTGTEPRT is encoded by the coding sequence ATGGGTGTCACCGACCGATTTCGCGCCTGGCCCGTCTACCGGCAGCTGACGGGGGGCGACCGTTCGGGCCGAGGCAGCGCTGCCGTGTCGGAGCGGACCGCCGGGCTGCGGTCGCGTACCGAGACGGCGGAGCGGGTGACCCAGTCCATCTGCCCGTACTGCGGCGTCGGCTGCGGCCAGCAGGTGTACGTCAAGGACGACAAGGTCGTGCAGATCGAGGGGGACCCCGACTCCCCCGTGAGCCGCGGCCGACTGTGCCCGAAGGGCTCCGCGACGCTACAGCTGACCACCGGGGCGGCCCGCCGCCACCAGGTGCTCCACCGGCGCCCCCACGGCACCGAGTGGGAGCCGCTCGACCTCGACACGGCCATGGACATGGTGGCCGACCGGGTCGTCGCGACCCGCCGCGCCACCTGGGAGTGGGAGCGGGACGGCGTGCGCACGGCCCGCACCATGGGCATCGCGAGCCTGGGCGGGGCCACGCTCGACAACGAGGAGAACTACCTGATCAAGAAGCTCCTCACCGGCCTCGGGGTCGTACAGGTGGAGAACCAGGCCCGGGTGTGCCACAGCTCCACGGTCGCCGGTCTCGGCGCGTCCTTCGGCCGCGGCGGCGCCACCACCTTCATGCAGGACCAGCAGCACTCCGACTGCATCGTCATCCAGGGCTCGAACTACGCCGAAGCGCATCCGGTGGGCTTCCAGTGGGTGATGGAGGCCAAGGCCCGCGGCGCGACCGTCATCCATGTGGACCCCCGCTACACGCGCACGAGCGCGCTCGCCGATCTGTACGTGCCGCTGCGGGCGGGGAGCGACATCGCCTTCCTCGGCGGGATCGTCAACCACGTCCTGACCGAGGAGAAGTACTTCCGCGAGTACGTCCTGCACTACACCAACGCCGCCACGCTGGTGAGCGAGGACTTCCGCGACACCGAGGACCTGGACGGCGTCTTCTCCGGCCTGGACGAGGACAGGCGCCACTACGACCAGCACAGCTGGCAGTACGAGGGCGTGCAGGTACAGCAGCCGACCGGTGAGGTCGACGAGCAGTACCACGACCGTGTGCACGCCGCGGGCGGCGCGGAGACCCACGGCTCCGGCGGCGCCCCCACCGCGCCGGACGCGCCCCGCGACCCGACGCTCCAGCACCCGCGCTGTGTGTTCCAGGTGCTCAGGCGCCACTTCGCCCGCTACACGCCCGACCTGGTGGAGAGCGTGTGCGGGGTGCCGCGCGAGACGTTCCTGCGGGTGTGTGACGCGCTGACCGACAACTCGGGCCCGGACCGCACCAGTTGCTTCGTCTACGCGGTCGGCTGGACCCAGCACACCACCGGTTCGCAGTACATCCGCACCGCGAGCATCCTCCAGCTCCTCCTCGGCAACATCGGACGGCCCGGCGGCGGGATCCAGGCGCTGCGCGGCCATGCGTCCATCCAGGGGTCCAGCGACATCCCGACCCTGTTCAACCTGTTGCCCGGCTATCTGCCGATGCCCCACGCCCACCAGCACCTGGACCTCGACGGCTTCATCGCGTCCTCGCGCACGGAGAAGGGCTTCTGGGCGGACATGCGGGCGTACTTCGTGAGCCTGCTGAAGGCCTACTACGGGGACGCCGCGCGGGCCGAGAACGACTTCTGCTTCGACCACCTCCCCCGGATCACCGGCTCGCACTCCACCTACGACACGGTCCTTGCCCAGCTCGACGGCGTCTGCAAGGGCTACTTCCTGATGGGGGAGAACCCGGCGGTCGGCTCGGCCAACACCCGTCTGCAGCGCCTGGGCATGGCCGAGCTCGACTGGCTCGTGGTCCGTGACTTCTCCCTCATCGAGTCGGCCACCTGGTGGCAGGACGGGCCGGAGATCGAGAGCGGCGAGCTGCGTACGCGGGACATCGGCACGGAGGTGTTCTTCTTCCCGGCCGCGGCCCACACCGAGAAGTCCGGTTCCTTCACCAACACCAACCGGTGGGTCCAGTGGCACCACGCGGCCGTGGAGCCCGAGGGCGACGCCCGGAGCGACCTGTGGTTCACGTACCACCTGGGCCGCCGCGTCCGCGAGAAGCTGGCGGGTTCCGACGACCCGATGGACCGTCCCGTCCTCGACCTCGCCTGGGACTATCCCGTGGCCGGACCGCTGGACGAACCCGTCGCCGACGCGGTGCTCGCCGAGATCAACGGCCATGGCCCGGACGGTGCTCCGCTGTCCGCGTACACGGAGCTGAGGGACGACGGCTCGACGCGCTGCGGCTGCTGGATCTACTGCGGGGTGTACGCCGACGGCGTCAACCAGGCGGCCCGCAAGCGGCCGCAGGCCGAGCAGGACTGGGTGGCCGCGCAGTGGGCCTGGTCCTGGCCCGCCAACCGCCGCATCCTCTACAACCGGGCCTCGGCCGCCCCCGACGGCACGCCGTGGAGCGAGCGGAAGGCCTGCGTGTGCTGGGACCCGGAGGCCGGCCGGTGGACCGGCCACGACGTCCCGGACTTCGTCCCGGACCGCCCGCCCGGTCACGTACCGGACGAGGGCGCCACGGGCGCGGACGCCCTGCGCGGCGACGATCCCTTCATCATGCAGGCGGACGGCAAGGGCTGGCTGTACGCGCCCGCGGGCCTGGAGGACGGCCCCCTGCCCACCCACTACGAACCCCAGGACTCGCCCTTCGACAACGCGCTGTACCCACGGACGCCTCGCTCCCCTGTGCGGCAGCTCCTGTCGCGTGACGGCAACCGCTACCACCCCAGCGGCAGCGCCCCGGGCGCGGACGTCTACCCGTACGTCGTCACCACCCACCGCCTGACCGAGCACTTCACGGCCGGTGGCATGAGCCGCTGGTCGCCGTATCTGGCCGAGCTGCAGCCGGAGTTGTTCTGTGAGGTCTCCCCCGCGCTCGCCGCCGAGCGCGGTCTGGAGCACGGGGGCTGGGCGACGCTCGTCACCGCCCGCAACGCCATCGAGGCGCGCGTCCTGGTCACCGGACGCATGCGTCCGCTGACGGTCCAGGGCCGCACCGTCCACCAGATCGGCCTGCCCTTCCACTGGGGTCCCAACGGCGTGGTCACCGGCGACGCCGCCAACGAACTCGTCGCCATGGCCCTCGACCCCAACGCGCACATCCAGGAGGACAAGGCGCTCACGGCCGACATCCGCCCCGGCCGCCGCCCCCGCGGGCCCGCGCTGCCGCGTCTGGTCGCCGACTACCGCCGCCGCGCGGGCATCAGTGACACCACCGGAACGGAGCCCCGGACATGA
- a CDS encoding GNAT family N-acetyltransferase has protein sequence MTDLTESIESAEQLAVAWRAMVLDRAADADVRDLPGIAVRWADSRFAFWNCVTLTEPGAGAALAARRLGEAADIMRAKKHPGFLWLFEDLLDEEARAALATAAEQAGLQYAFPGTGMAGDLLPVPDPVHPDLTFVRVRTDEHLRAYADLQARAYGFPLEEARDGLVGSARWKSEMYAYLAMRGDVPVACAATVEAQGRLFVAFVATDPQWQRRGYGEAVTRKALHEGARATGLTRATLHATVAGAPVYPRIGFTPNSPMHFYSLKE, from the coding sequence GTGACCGACCTCACGGAGTCCATCGAATCGGCAGAGCAGCTCGCCGTCGCCTGGCGCGCCATGGTGCTCGACCGCGCCGCGGACGCGGACGTACGCGACCTTCCCGGCATCGCCGTCCGCTGGGCCGACTCCCGTTTCGCGTTCTGGAACTGCGTCACCCTGACCGAGCCCGGAGCAGGGGCCGCTCTCGCCGCGCGGCGCCTGGGCGAGGCGGCGGACATCATGCGCGCGAAGAAGCACCCGGGCTTCTTGTGGCTCTTCGAGGACCTCCTCGACGAGGAGGCGCGCGCCGCGCTGGCCACGGCGGCCGAGCAGGCCGGTCTGCAGTACGCCTTCCCCGGCACGGGCATGGCCGGAGACCTGCTGCCCGTCCCCGACCCGGTCCACCCCGACCTGACGTTCGTGCGGGTGCGTACCGACGAGCACCTGCGGGCCTACGCGGACCTCCAGGCACGCGCCTACGGGTTCCCCTTGGAGGAAGCCCGCGACGGCCTGGTCGGCTCCGCGCGCTGGAAGAGCGAGATGTACGCCTACCTGGCCATGCGGGGGGACGTGCCGGTGGCGTGCGCCGCTACGGTCGAAGCGCAGGGGCGCCTCTTCGTCGCCTTCGTCGCCACCGACCCGCAGTGGCAGCGCAGGGGCTACGGCGAGGCGGTCACGCGCAAGGCGCTGCACGAGGGCGCCCGCGCCACCGGGCTGACCCGCGCCACGCTGCACGCGACCGTCGCCGGGGCTCCCGTGTACCCGCGTATCGGTTTCACGCCGAACTCACCCATGCACTTCTACAGCCTGAAGGAGTGA
- the nrfD gene encoding NrfD/PsrC family molybdoenzyme membrane anchor subunit produces MVPEAEFDSYYGRPVIKAPSWAAPDIAGYFFFGGLAGAGSVFAAAAQLTGRPRTATALKVSSLAGVSLSVAALIHDLGRPARFAHMLRVFKPTSPMSMGSWLLSVYGPAAGAAAASAVTRRLPGAGAVATGAAALLGPAVAAYTGVLAADTAVPAWHGAHRELPYLFTASAAAAAAGMALVVGPVRENAPARRAAGLAALADTVVVKAAERRLGVVAETYRRGRAGVLLRTARGLTVAGAAGAAFAGGRRPVAIASGLALLAGSACTRFGVFEAGMASALDPKYTVEPQRARLERRAP; encoded by the coding sequence ATGGTGCCCGAGGCCGAGTTCGACTCCTACTACGGCCGCCCCGTCATCAAGGCGCCCTCGTGGGCGGCTCCCGACATCGCGGGGTACTTCTTCTTCGGCGGCCTGGCCGGTGCGGGCTCCGTGTTCGCCGCGGCCGCCCAGCTCACCGGGCGCCCGCGCACGGCGACCGCGCTGAAGGTCTCCTCGCTGGCCGGTGTCTCCCTCTCCGTCGCCGCGCTCATCCACGACCTGGGCCGGCCGGCCCGCTTCGCGCACATGCTGAGGGTCTTCAAACCCACCTCGCCGATGAGCATGGGCTCCTGGCTGCTGAGCGTGTACGGCCCCGCCGCGGGAGCGGCCGCGGCCAGTGCCGTCACCCGGCGGCTGCCCGGGGCCGGGGCCGTGGCCACGGGAGCGGCGGCCCTGCTCGGGCCGGCCGTCGCCGCGTACACCGGCGTCCTGGCCGCGGACACTGCGGTGCCCGCGTGGCACGGCGCCCATCGCGAACTGCCCTACCTCTTCACCGCGTCGGCGGCGGCCGCTGCCGCCGGTATGGCCCTCGTCGTGGGTCCCGTGCGGGAGAACGCCCCCGCACGCCGCGCCGCCGGGCTCGCCGCGCTCGCGGACACCGTGGTCGTCAAGGCGGCCGAGCGGCGTCTCGGCGTCGTCGCCGAGACGTACCGGCGGGGCCGGGCGGGCGTCCTGCTGCGGACGGCGCGGGGGCTCACGGTCGCCGGGGCCGCGGGCGCCGCCTTCGCGGGCGGCCGGCGGCCCGTCGCGATCGCCTCCGGCCTGGCGCTGCTCGCGGGCTCCGCGTGCACGCGGTTCGGGGTGTTCGAGGCCGGGATGGCCTCGGCCCTCGACCCGAAGTACACGGTGGAGCCACAACGCGCCCGCCTGGAGCGGCGCGCGCCATGA
- a CDS encoding class I SAM-dependent methyltransferase: MADSYAELARYYDLIMTSGYYDYDAYARELVAGIGERRDVLELGVGTGLVCERLLELARAGLRLTGIDHTQGMLARARARLGGRVRLIDQDIVSAAWGPAFDVAYSVGGVWLWLADQDGAHLGSHLLRDDENTAGLERLAAALRPGGLLLLSVQEAHRSSERSLPGGLRYVQHVQDGGDGRIVKDYFVLRNDTVLAHQHSAYRLFPEEEAGRLLARAGFRPRPGPGTGALFRQYVRT, translated from the coding sequence GTGGCCGACTCATACGCGGAGCTTGCCCGGTATTACGACCTGATCATGACGTCGGGCTACTACGACTACGACGCCTACGCGCGCGAGCTGGTGGCGGGCATCGGCGAGCGCCGGGACGTCCTGGAGCTGGGGGTGGGGACGGGGCTGGTGTGCGAGCGGCTGTTGGAGCTCGCCCGTGCGGGGCTGCGGCTCACCGGCATCGACCACACCCAGGGCATGCTGGCCCGGGCGCGAGCACGGCTCGGCGGCCGGGTGCGGCTCATCGACCAGGACATCGTCAGCGCGGCGTGGGGGCCCGCGTTCGACGTGGCCTACTCGGTCGGCGGGGTCTGGCTCTGGCTCGCCGACCAGGACGGCGCCCACCTGGGCAGTCACCTTCTGCGGGACGACGAGAACACCGCGGGGCTGGAACGTCTCGCCGCCGCCCTGCGGCCGGGCGGGCTGTTGCTGCTGTCCGTCCAGGAAGCACATCGCTCCTCGGAGCGATCGCTGCCCGGTGGACTCCGCTACGTCCAGCACGTCCAGGACGGCGGAGACGGGCGGATCGTCAAGGACTACTTCGTCCTGCGGAACGACACCGTGCTGGCGCATCAGCACTCCGCCTACCGCCTGTTCCCCGAGGAGGAGGCCGGTCGGCTCCTGGCGCGGGCCGGGTTCCGGCCACGGCCCGGACCGGGCACGGGCGCGCTGTTCCGCCAGTACGTCCGCACGTGA
- a CDS encoding helix-turn-helix domain-containing protein, translating to MTHRPPLPPDFFDELCPSSLLPFRFGDKWAPMVLRCMGDGPRRFFELRVPLGRVTPKSLTQSLRGLERGGFVLRTVRADPKLRVEYALTPPGRSLLEPLTAACRWASEHWDELLDARATAPPPPADPHLR from the coding sequence ATGACACACCGGCCACCGCTGCCACCCGACTTCTTCGACGAGCTGTGTCCGTCCTCGCTGCTGCCCTTCCGCTTCGGTGACAAGTGGGCGCCCATGGTCCTGCGCTGTATGGGGGACGGTCCGCGTAGATTCTTCGAACTGCGCGTACCGCTGGGCCGTGTCACCCCGAAGTCGCTCACGCAGTCGCTGCGCGGTCTGGAGCGGGGCGGGTTCGTGTTGCGCACGGTGCGCGCCGACCCGAAACTCCGCGTGGAGTACGCGCTGACACCGCCGGGCCGCAGCCTGCTGGAGCCGCTGACCGCCGCGTGCCGATGGGCGAGCGAGCACTGGGACGAGCTGCTCGACGCCCGCGCGACGGCGCCCCCTCCACCGGCTGATCCGCACCTGCGTTGA
- a CDS encoding MerR family transcriptional regulator, with product MGRVAELADVSVRTLHHYDEIGLVRPSARTAAGYRAYSAGDVERLREVLAYRRLGFGLREVAELVGDPSTDAVARLRRLRGLLLERRDRADAMVAAIDRELTTRAKGLKVTPEEQLEMLGARLYDTIGGAYTATRRTEPRIAERIWDSLGDARTVLNVGAGTGSYEPADRDVTAVEPSAVMREQRPAGSAPCVAAAAESLPFEDRSFDVAMAVSTVHHWGDPIAGLREMRRVARRVVVLTFDTDEPGWPDRFWLTRDYLPEFAAVLTEFPSLAGMADAIGARAEPVPIPWDCADGLFEAYWRRPAAYLEEDVRRAVSVWTRVGPEAEQRAVRSLGDDLRSGRWAERNGDLAGLDAADLGLRLLVA from the coding sequence GTGGGGCGCGTGGCCGAGCTGGCCGACGTGAGCGTCCGCACGCTGCATCACTATGACGAGATCGGGCTCGTCCGGCCGTCGGCGCGGACCGCGGCCGGGTACCGGGCCTATTCGGCGGGCGACGTGGAGCGGCTCAGGGAAGTGCTGGCCTATCGGCGGCTGGGCTTCGGGCTGCGGGAGGTCGCGGAACTGGTCGGCGACCCGTCCACCGACGCGGTGGCGCGCCTGCGGCGGCTGCGCGGCCTGCTGCTGGAGCGGCGCGATCGGGCCGACGCCATGGTGGCGGCCATCGACAGGGAACTCACGACGCGGGCGAAGGGACTGAAGGTGACACCGGAGGAGCAACTGGAAATGCTTGGCGCACGGCTGTACGACACCATCGGGGGCGCGTACACCGCGACGAGGCGCACCGAGCCGCGGATCGCCGAGCGGATCTGGGACTCGCTCGGCGACGCGCGGACGGTCCTGAACGTCGGGGCGGGCACCGGCTCCTACGAACCCGCTGATCGCGACGTGACCGCGGTGGAGCCATCGGCGGTCATGCGGGAGCAGCGGCCCGCCGGTTCGGCTCCGTGCGTGGCCGCCGCCGCGGAGAGCCTGCCGTTCGAGGACCGGTCCTTCGACGTCGCGATGGCCGTCTCCACCGTGCACCACTGGGGGGACCCGATCGCGGGGCTGCGGGAGATGCGCCGCGTGGCCCGCCGCGTGGTGGTGCTGACGTTCGACACCGACGAGCCCGGATGGCCGGACCGGTTCTGGCTCACCCGCGACTACCTTCCCGAGTTCGCCGCCGTCCTCACGGAGTTTCCCTCGCTCGCCGGGATGGCCGACGCGATCGGCGCCCGCGCCGAGCCGGTGCCCATCCCCTGGGACTGTGCCGACGGCCTGTTCGAGGCGTACTGGCGCCGTCCCGCGGCGTATCTGGAGGAGGACGTGCGCCGTGCGGTGTCGGTGTGGACGAGGGTGGGGCCCGAGGCCGAGCAGCGGGCGGTACGAAGCCTCGGTGACGACCTGCGTTCCGGGCGGTGGGCCGAGCGGAACGGTGACCTCGCCGGCCTCGACGCGGCAGATCTCGGCCTCCGCCTGCTCGTGGCGTGA
- a CDS encoding 4Fe-4S dicluster domain-containing protein, with amino-acid sequence MSEERVGFFTDTSVCIGCKACEVACKEWNALPEDGLSLTGMSYDNTQALGASSWRHVAFIEQAAAPRGRTRLPLVEADSAKGPAPGPSGATSPGPSGTASPGPSGTASSEPSGTASSEPSEAASSTDMRWLMSSDVCKHCTHAACLDVCPTGSLFRTEFGTVVVQEDICNGCGYCVPACPYGVIEQRPHDGRAFKCTLCYDRLGAGQEPACAKACPTESIRFGPLDELRERAALRVDELHEAGVDGARLYGHDPEDGVGGGGAFFLLLDRPEVYGLPPDPVVTTRDLPAMWKHAAGAALSLLGGVAAAFALVGRRRP; translated from the coding sequence ATGAGCGAGGAAAGGGTCGGGTTCTTCACCGACACGTCCGTGTGCATCGGATGCAAGGCCTGCGAGGTGGCGTGCAAGGAGTGGAACGCCCTTCCCGAGGACGGCCTGTCCCTCACCGGCATGTCGTACGACAACACGCAGGCGCTCGGCGCGTCCAGCTGGCGGCACGTCGCCTTCATCGAGCAGGCCGCCGCGCCGCGGGGGCGCACGCGGCTCCCCCTGGTCGAGGCCGATTCCGCGAAGGGGCCCGCGCCTGGACCTTCCGGAGCCACGTCCCCCGGACCTTCCGGGACGGCGTCCCCCGGACCTTCCGGGACGGCGTCCTCCGAACCTTCCGGGACGGCGTCCTCCGAACCTTCAGAGGCGGCGTCCTCCACGGACATGCGCTGGCTGATGTCGTCGGACGTCTGCAAGCACTGCACGCACGCCGCCTGCCTCGACGTGTGCCCGACCGGTTCGCTGTTCCGCACCGAGTTCGGGACGGTGGTGGTCCAGGAGGACATCTGCAACGGCTGCGGCTACTGCGTGCCCGCCTGCCCCTACGGCGTCATCGAGCAGCGACCCCACGACGGGCGCGCCTTCAAGTGCACCCTGTGCTACGACCGCCTGGGCGCGGGCCAGGAGCCCGCGTGCGCAAAGGCCTGCCCCACCGAGTCGATCCGGTTCGGGCCTCTCGACGAGCTGCGGGAGCGGGCCGCGCTGCGCGTCGACGAGCTGCACGAGGCGGGCGTGGACGGCGCTCGCCTCTACGGTCACGACCCCGAGGACGGTGTGGGCGGGGGCGGCGCGTTCTTCCTGCTCCTGGACCGGCCCGAGGTGTACGGGCTGCCGCCGGACCCCGTGGTCACGACCCGGGACCTGCCCGCCATGTGGAAGCACGCGGCCGGGGCCGCGCTGTCGCTCCTGGGCGGCGTGGCGGCGGCGTTCGCGCTCGTCGGCAGGAGGCGGCCGTGA
- a CDS encoding amino acid permease, producing the protein MTSVRARRQRPNPVHDDGEDARILQSLGYTQQLHRRMGAFGNFSASLSVISIMSGTLLLFGYGLNSGGPAVIMWGWLAVGPLVLCLAAALAEITSRYPTSGGLYYMARQLGGERWSWYTGWLNLLGLLGGIAAQDYGIATFTAAWMNLQFDYTPTPGSLLALYAVILALHAVLNLFGTRLMNILTSVSAWWHLAGAVVIIGSLALVPSDHQSAGFVFSEFTNNTGWSAPVYVVLLGMLLPVFALAGYDTSAHLSEETNHASVAAARGIFRSVTVSWIAGGILLATLLFAIQDYAATLNSPTDVPVAQILLDALGMAAAKALLLVIIVAQFLCGYTVTASASRMIYAFARDGALPGSAHWKKVSRRTAIPANAVWLAVAVAFVLALPSLYSSTAFAAVTAISVVGFTSAYAIPVLLRLLHRDRFSPGPWHLGRWSRPIGWVAVVWAGAVTVLFLLPQSSPITATTFNYTPVAVVVAFLIAALWRRFGRSAYHVPRSSSPTEDKQFEGII; encoded by the coding sequence ATGACTTCGGTAAGAGCACGGCGCCAGCGGCCGAACCCGGTCCATGACGACGGCGAGGACGCGCGCATCCTCCAATCACTGGGCTACACCCAGCAACTGCACCGCCGGATGGGGGCGTTCGGCAACTTCTCCGCCTCCCTGTCGGTCATTTCGATCATGTCGGGGACCCTGCTCCTGTTCGGCTACGGCCTGAACTCGGGCGGCCCCGCGGTGATCATGTGGGGATGGCTCGCCGTCGGGCCGCTGGTGCTGTGCCTGGCCGCGGCCCTGGCGGAGATCACCTCCCGCTACCCCACCAGCGGCGGCCTGTACTACATGGCCCGCCAGCTCGGCGGCGAGCGGTGGAGCTGGTACACCGGCTGGCTCAACCTGCTCGGCCTGCTCGGCGGCATCGCCGCCCAGGACTACGGCATCGCGACGTTCACCGCCGCGTGGATGAACCTGCAGTTCGACTACACGCCGACCCCGGGCTCCCTGCTCGCCCTGTACGCGGTCATCCTCGCGCTGCACGCCGTCCTGAACCTCTTCGGCACCCGGCTGATGAACATCCTGACGTCCGTGAGCGCGTGGTGGCACCTGGCGGGGGCCGTCGTCATCATCGGCTCCCTGGCGCTCGTGCCCTCCGACCACCAGTCGGCCGGCTTCGTCTTCTCCGAGTTCACCAACAACACCGGCTGGAGCGCCCCGGTGTACGTGGTCCTGCTCGGCATGCTGCTGCCGGTCTTCGCCCTGGCCGGCTACGACACCTCGGCCCATCTGAGCGAGGAGACCAACCACGCCTCCGTCGCCGCGGCCCGCGGGATCTTCCGCTCGGTGACGGTGTCCTGGATCGCGGGCGGCATCCTCCTGGCGACGCTGCTGTTCGCCATCCAGGACTACGCCGCGACCCTGAACAGCCCGACCGACGTGCCCGTGGCGCAGATCCTGCTGGACGCCCTGGGCATGGCCGCGGCCAAGGCCCTGCTCCTCGTGATCATCGTGGCCCAGTTCCTGTGCGGCTACACCGTGACCGCCAGCGCCAGCCGGATGATCTACGCCTTCGCCCGCGACGGCGCCCTGCCCGGATCGGCGCACTGGAAGAAGGTCAGCCGCCGCACCGCCATCCCCGCCAACGCGGTCTGGCTCGCGGTCGCCGTGGCGTTCGTCCTCGCCCTGCCGTCCCTGTACTCCTCGACGGCCTTCGCGGCGGTGACCGCCATCTCGGTCGTGGGATTCACCTCCGCCTACGCCATCCCGGTGCTGCTGCGGCTGCTCCACCGCGACCGCTTCTCCCCGGGGCCCTGGCACCTGGGCCGCTGGAGCCGGCCGATCGGCTGGGTGGCGGTGGTGTGGGCGGGGGCGGTCACGGTGCTGTTCCTGCTGCCGCAGAGCAGCCCGATCACCGCCACCACCTTCAACTACACGCCCGTGGCCGTGGTGGTGGCCTTCCTCATCGCCGCCCTGTGGAGGCGCTTCGGACGCAGCGCCTACCACGTGCCCCGCTCCAGCTCCCCCACCGAGGACAAGCAGTTCGAAGGCATCATCTGA